The Terriglobales bacterium genomic interval CTGCAGAAGGCGCTGGCAGAACTGGACGCCAAGCTGAAGGAACTTTCCTAAGATTCTGCACAGCTGACGTATAATAAAAAAAAATGAAAGCCTATGTGTACGTGTCCCTCAAGAGAAGTGTCCTTGATCCTCAGGGAAAGACGATTCAGAGCGCCCTCAAGAAAATGGGATACAAAGGCCTTGCCGATGTACGCCAGGGCAAGTACTTCGAGATCAGCCTGAATGGCGGGCTGAGCCGAGCGGATGCGGAAAACGAGGTCACACGCATCGCCAAGGAAGTACTCACCAATCCAGTGATTGAAGAATTTCGTTACAACATCGAAGACTAGGCTGCCGTCGCAAGGAGCACGACCATGTGCGGGATCGTAGGATACGTTGGGAAGAAGCGGGTGGTGCCGGTGATCCTGG includes:
- the purS gene encoding phosphoribosylformylglycinamidine synthase subunit PurS is translated as MKAYVYVSLKRSVLDPQGKTIQSALKKMGYKGLADVRQGKYFEISLNGGLSRADAENEVTRIAKEVLTNPVIEEFRYNIED